AGAGAAAGTGCACTTTTGTCTCAACGGTAGTCTTGCACCAAATCTGttgggtacagttgagacatagtagAATACACACTGTGAATTAATATTTCAAGACAGTTATGTAAAAAAGCAAGATGCCCTGTTGCCTTAATTTGGGAAGTTAACTTAACTCAAGATCTAACTCTACTTGAGGCTTTCTAAAGTTGAGTTAACAAtcgtaaggcagcagggcaatttacttttttttttttttacgtctacctggctacaatgttttacagttcaggtggtaaAGGTGCTTCGGTGGATGTCTCATACGATGAGACGTACCCCATAGAGAGatacctctctcattctccttcagagaaccggggacatagtTTCCCCCAGATATATACCTGTATTTGAATGTAATTAGGACGGAGAGGTAAACAGAAATGTCATTGCCCATTGAACAAGCTTATCCCTTCAAATAATTATCAGCTTATCATAAGTCTAAAAGTAGAACACTTCCAATAAAATTTGTGAATTAAATCTCACCTTTATAGGTACAGGAGATTTGAATATGATTAGATAACTTTGATGTCAGGTTTGTTCTCCTCCTCTTATCATCAGTGGATATGTTGCCTAGTCCCCTTCTTGTCTTACTCCCTCATCCCATCCTTTTTTATCAGTGTATCTGTCGGTAGTCTCAGTGTGTGTTAAGTTAGTATGGCTTACCATACTGTATGCTCCAAACCCTCACTGTCTTCTCCCTCACTCTGTCTATCTTGAATTAGCCTGTAGATCCCGGATCACATCTCACCTCGAAGGGGCTTGAACACTGCCTGGTGTGTGGACAGTGGAGCATGTGAAGCCACTTTAGCCTTTAGTGAAACTAAAATCATGAACATCCAAAACTATCTTGGACTTTACAGTATATTAGCCAAACTATACCTATTCACTAATGTGCCAGGCAGTTGAAAGGAGTTGTTCAGTTAGTTATTTATTTagagcctatttatttatttatttttcattcaaaggAAATAGATgtgaatgtttaaaaaaaaaaaatctgttacaTCTCCTATGATGGCACACATAGTTCGCACAACTCCATAAATTGTTGGGTGTCGTTGGGTGCAAAGTGGTTAGGTTTCATTAAGGCAAAATTTAATTTGCATTTTCAGTTACAAGGAAGAAAGAATAGGCCAATATTTACATATGTCTAGGTCACATATCCTGCATCCACACAATCACTTTTGTTTCTCCTGAAGAGTGGAAGAAATCACAGCAATCACGGCAGACATCACTGTTTGAACGTATCAAGTAGGTGCAATTTAAGATTGAACTCTTTGTCTTTAGTACCGTTCCATTTCTAACAAGTGACggttactgtctatttttatagGTTAAAAATTTGTAACAGCTTGTTACATCTACCTGTGATTTTTGTCTTTTAGagtaatttatgctaatttatctCACTAGAATATGACATAAGAAATAAGTCTGGGAGACTGATAACAGTTGAAtatacttttacttttttctAATTCCGCACTCAAATTAGACTAGTAAAAGACACCAAAAAGAATGTTGTTTCAGACACGACACCTACAGTGTTTGTGCTAAATAATATATAACCAATGAATTAAATTGATAAGGTGTGTGCATTTTATCCAATTAATCAaacaaagaaagtacacttttgCACAAAATCTGttgggtacagttgagacatagtagAATACACACTGTGAATTAATATTGCAAGACCgttaaatgtaaaaaagcaaGATGCCCTGTTGCCTTAATTTGGTAAGTTGACTTAACTCGAGATCTAACTCTACTTGAGGCTTTCTAAAGTTGAGTCAACTTACAATCTTGCTGCCTTAATTTTGTAAGTTAATTTAACTCAAGATTGTAAGTTGACTCAACTTTAGAAAGCCTCAGGTAGAGTTAGATCTCAAGGCAGCAGgacaatttactttttttttttttttacgtctaCCTGGCTAcagtgttttacagttcaggtggtacACCCTTCAAAGCCATGGGTGGCTAATGATTCAGTCACTGCTCGTGACTCGGGAAGTTGAGTACAGAATGCTACATTTGCACATTGATGTAAAAAATAGCCAAAGAAGCATCTCAACTGTTCCCTAAGACCACCACACACATTGATCAAATTTGTAAAATTGTGTTAAATTATATAGTGTAATGAAAGATGTATGATTTTGGAGTACAGACCAATgtttgcagggtgcgatttgtagggggggatgggggtggattgtcccctcttctggttttgacatTGTCACTTTTTGTAaaatgattttaatcatagtttaacgtaactccattgatattgcttgaaatctgaaacatatccccccttctggtttatTATGTAACTTGTATCAAGAAGTTGcccaggtttaaaaaaaaaaaaatgttgaaggaCCATGCAGTCAAAATCTGAACTGCAAAAACAAATTTTTCCTGATAGCTATACGTAGACCTGCGGTTTGTACTGATTTCGAATTTCCTATGATCAAAGTATTCAGGGGACATGAGATCAAAGTCTGGCTGCTAAAAGGTTGTTGTCTCACCTGTAACCTGTAATCTCAACTGCACTCAGCCTGTTCAGGTTTTGAACTCCCTTGTATTGATGCTCATtttgcagtaggctacagttgcTTATTGTCAACTAAGGTCAACGAAGAAGAATTTGCTGGtcattccaaaagtcaaaacaaagaatgtagcttctatgctgcaaagctttggaaccagcttccagatgacgtaaaaaaaatgcatccactaatgatagctttaaatctagactcaagacaaagctgttctcagaggCTTTCCCGTATCTTAAATGATAtgtcattcttatttttatttttatgtttattttttaccatatgttttatcttaatgttttaaatgttctttgactctaatttctttctttctttctttcttgtttcctttctttttgcatttgcctttttgtaaagcacattgaattgcacatgtgtatgaaatgcgctatactaataaacttgccttgccttgccttgtctgttCCTTGTTCCCCTTTATGGATGCCACCTGTCTCACCTGCCCTGTTCTCATTGAATGTTACTGATATGTTCTCTCAATGTTTGCCCACCTGTGACCCATTGTGTTCATCCCATAGATTCTACATAGTAACTCTTTGGTTCATCCCTATCATGAGGTCACTTAATATACTGTATTAACCCGTGTGTATTTAAGGCCTATGTCTCCTTTGTTCTGTGTTAATCGTGCCCTATACTTTTGTGAGTATCTATTGTGTGTTCAGTCTTGGCAGTTTTCTGTTTCAGTTTGAGGTTAAAAATGCCCTGAAGCGTCCGGGACATCTCGTCTGTTTTGCATCTGTGCTCTCATCCATAAAACTCCTCACACAGTCTTCCCTCACTTAGATTGACTAATGAGCCCTAAGCGCAAGCATCTTTACAGCGGTACACCCTGTAATGGATAAGCACACTTAGTGGCACACATTAATGAGAGAAAGCTGTTTTCAGTGCCAGCTTTTGATTGTTTTTGATATTGTATTAGGGATTTGAAGATTATCATCACTGTCAACGAGATCATTGTCATTGTCCAAGTCAACGCTAAAAAAAATGGCAAATAGCTGCTACCTTGCCCAGCACTATGAGGATCAGGTGCGTCCTTGCATTGACCTGGTGAACTCCCTGATGTCTCTGGGAGTGGAGCAGGACTTGTCTCTGCCTGCCATCGCTGTCATAGGAGACCAGAGCTCAGGGAAGAGCTCAGTGCTGGAGGCGCTCTCTGGGGTGGCACTGCCCAGGGGCACCGGTAAGACGACGATTTGCATTACTGGTTGAGCAAGTTGCACTTGTGATATTTAAAATGTATACGTTGCTTAATTGTATGTCATGGTTAAGAAATGggtgttaaagcaaagaaagctcccgcacactgttcacatttgcatggtttgatgcaacgtttcggtctactgaccttttgaattgcttgaagaaggtcagtagaccgaaacgttgcactAAACCaggcaaatgtgaacagtgtgcggaagctttctttgctttaacgttggtgacctaggggttccactcctacgcacctgaccaaggagatgtgcaagaattcttcacttactaagaaatgggtgttaaaacatgatggtAAGACGTGAGCAAAGTGATGTCTCACTGTTAGAACTTTTGTGCAGCACATGCCAGAATTTACTAATGATGGTAAAAAAAATCACTGGAAAATATGCATGGACTGTAATTATGctatctactactactacttaatgTATGTGTTCAATAATGGCAAAGGAGAGATGTCAAGGTCAATTACATCAAGTGTTACTGAAGAGTTTCTTGTATTAACAAGGGCGTTAAACCTGCCTATAATGAAATATTTGGCTATGTTTTAAAttcaaaatacatttaaagtaaaATGTGAAATTCAGTGCAAAACATGCCAGATTTTTAAACTGAATAGGCCTACTCATGCTTTGTCACATTCCACAAATTGTGTTTTAAAACCATCTCAACACAAGAAAAATTACTCATTCCTTCTGTGTAATGTGGTTTTCAAATACATGTTCTCAAAAGTTAGAAACTGTCTTTGTTGATAAAAATAATCGCTAGTAGTGTGCACCTGCAATATAATGTTGTATCTATTGACGGTTGTACTTTATGTGAGTTCATACTGTCCTCACTGTAGCAGACACTTTTACAGTAATAGACATTTTGAAAAGTAACTTACAAGTGAGGACATGGTCAGGAGCATGAACTATTTGGGAAAATGCAGATTATTTTCACATTTATTCTTGCCtttgtgaataaaaaaaaatacaggcatTGTGACACGCTGCCCACTGGTACTGCAGTTAAAGAGAGACAGCAAAGACGATGCTTGGTCTGGGGTGCTTTCATACGAGGGATACGAAGAGAAACTTGAAGAACCAAAAGAGGTCGGAGATGCAGTCATCAGAGGTCGTATCATTTAGCTGTTTTGTCTAATTGGGAAACATAGttgatacatttttatttattaaaaatgttCAAGAAAGACAGTCAACAAACCTTGGTTCTAGAATTGATCCGAATTGATTTGATTTCTAATCATAGTTTgaatattttaaaacattttataaTTATTTTCCCCCTACAGCCCAGAATGCTATTGCAGGTGATGGGAAAGACATCAGTGACAAGAAAATCAACCTGGAGATCTATGCCTCCAATGTTCCAGATCTGACTCTCATTGATCTGCCAGGCATTACTAGAGTTGCCATAGGCAACCAGTCCGACAATATTGAAGAAAAGGTCAGAGGGAACAGTttcatcagaaagagagagagagagagagagagagagagagagagagagagagagagagagagagagagagacaaatgagtGAATAAATGCACCATAATTGATCATTCCTCTTCTACAGACACAAAGCTCACACACGTATATTTGTTTTAGATTAAGAAACTGATAGAGGAATACATCAAACAGCAAGAGACCATAATTTTGGTGGTGGTGCCAGCAAATGTTGACATCGCCACCACTGAGGCTCTGCGGATGGCTAAAAGAGTGGACCCTGATGGACAAAGGACTCTGGGTAAAATAGCATTAATAATATACTACTCATCTTGTCAGGCtgtaaaaaagtaggcctatgctgttaTCTCATCTCATGACTAAATTCATGAAAGTATGTTGTTTAGTACATGCAGAAAGATTACAGTATTGTTTTGAGGTCAAGATTGACACGGCACTGACATCTTCTAATCTGCAGGCATCCTGACGAAGTCAGATTTGGTGGACAAAGGTGCAGAAGAGGTTGTTGTCAAAACTCTCAACAATCATGCCATCAGGCTGGAGAAAGGGTACATGATAGTTAGGTGTCGTGGCCAGAGAGACATCATGGAGGACATGTCTCTGGACATATCTCTTAAGAAAGAGAAGGAGTTTTTCTCAAATCACAAGAACTTCCGGTGGGTAAATTGAAGTTTAAACAGAATTTTACTGCACACCAGAATATTACAACTCGAGGGCTTAGAGCCAGGTGCAAGTGGCATTTTTGACAAAAATAAGTTCTATATTAAATTAAAAAGGTCTTGATGAGCTCTATCTAATTGTACCAAAGAGACATATCAGAACTGAACCTACAttgaataaaacaacaaaacaacaaagaccTAACACAGAAGTGGCCATCGGTGTTGGAGGCAAAAGGATGTATCTCCATTCACTCCTATGGCTTAGATAGGCTCAGAAGGCCTATGCTTAAGTGAAGTGCATACAAGTTATAGAATTGCAATTAAACTGCTTTTAAGTACAGTAAATGCTACACTGTTCAAGTGTTTGAAATTAAAAATATGAATATGGAGTAATAAATGAGATTGGAGCACTGAATGGATGCGATAACAGGGGTTTTCAGAGCATTTAATTGTGTACTTGTAGGCTATAGGATGGAAATGACCAGGGTATATTGCATTTACACTAAATTGAGAAGTGGAGGTACTGACACATCAGAATGTCTTTGTTGTATACAGTATTTGAAATAAAAGGAAGAAATCATGACTTATTCATCACATTGTTTTTAACCAAGAATGAGCAGATACGTCCTTTTCCCTCTCTTAACATTCAAAATGTTTGGTGCCCAAAAGGCGTATCATGCATTTTTGGccatatttttcagtatttttagcAATTTTCAAGATTTTATAATATGTTCAGTATGTCAATATGACATCATATTTTTAATTCATGACTGCCTCATTTAAGTATGTTCATGGCTATGATGTTGTGGTTAAAGGTAAATAAATAAAGTTGATTAAAGAGTGGTCAAAATTTTATTTTGGCTCTCCTGTAAAGTTGGTCAAATGCCACTTACTGTACGCCCCTCTGGCTCCAAACCCTATACTGACACAGCCTCACCTACCATTCTAATCCATAGCATTTTCCTGGATGAAAGAAAAGCATCTATTCCTCACCTGTCGGAGAGATTGACCAAGGAACTGGTGTATAACATCAGCGTGAGTACATCTTGAGTTCACAGTTCCAATGAAATTAATTTCAGATGATGTGTAAAtaagtagagcggctacaaggccaatttggcaagaatcgtgcaaattatgatacaagcatgaaacttggcaggtatgtgcttaagaccaatacaatcaaatctacctgattggccacttgaaatggcggccattttccaagatggctgccaaaaaagaccccagaaatggatttattgcatagaattgacctagaaaattatgatacaagcatgaaattcaacatgtatgtgcttaagaccaatacgatcaaatctacctgattggccacttgaaatggtggccattttccaagatggctgccaaaaaagaccccagaaatggatttattgcatagaattgacctagaaaattatgatacaagcatgaaattaaACATGAATGTGCTTAATagtgcgatgaggcagtcgccaaggcttccgagaaataaacatttaggctatgtcgggtataaatatgaaagatgacacatgcacacataggctacgccacatgtaggcctatgaataacttgcagccaataggcctactcagttagcctataaaatcacctgttaattgatggactaattttacagtagccttattaaaagagaaagacaagcactgcagtgaggacgttcccaacaaatgcaagaagacacatcgcagatccagaaaatattcaatgtttaatagctgccaaatagcctacttgaaataatattgctgatgggcatccaattttgttgtagcctaattccaggatagtttcatgagtccacttcattttaaccagctgcctcaacaataggtTCGCGCCTCAaaattaaaatccacgtttaactgtctgcatctctgcaatatttctgaccgcgtacaacacatgtacttgcgctgcatgcctctgtgtgccaccaaaaagacgcaatgcaccacttacggcaactttccatgcttacggaaacttccacagcagccctgaaattcgcgtggagatccgcagttttccacgcctagtctgttttagtacatctgaccgtgaccgtggaaaacaacttaagtagcttttttgtccgtaagtgagcttcgtacatgaggcccctgctcTGAAcagatgagcagaacgtcaagatccaccattaagGGTCTCCCAATctgacgaactgcttttgctcaatcAGCCTTGTCTTTCAGGGCatccaaaacatggaatagcctACCCAgtgacctaaaaagtattactgattatcaggccttctcaaggggtgtgaaaaaatggatattaaccaaccagtcttgtcaacactaATCATATGGTTTTTAATTCAACATATGTCTCataactgtatgccattttaatgtgtgtgtgtgtgtgtgtgtgtgtgtgtgtgtgtgtgtgtgtgtgtgtgtgtgtgtgtgtgtgtgtgtgtgtgtgtgtgtgtgtgtgtgtgtgttgtttggggctatgagcccatggcctatggatgtgcttatttgttcatgtactgtattttattttttgttttacctgtccagggactgcagatggaaattagctatatagctatagtttggcacaagccatctttttacttctgtaaacaatgtctattgtgcatggtccctgctgaactaaactaaataaactaaactaaacaactaTTTCAAGGTACTTAAATGTGCGCAGGTAAAGGGAGATATTCTTTTAAGTTCAGTTGACATATCTGAGTTAAGTAGACAGGCATTGGATTTAAGTTAATTTTATAGCCTGATATTCTTCCAAATTTGCTAATAGGTTAAGTACTACTGGAATTGATCTCTCTGGGGTAGATGAATATAATATCATACCCTGCATGAAGAATTAAAGCAAAATGTCTATTTTTTATAACCAATATCAATGCCATATATATCTTAACATGCTCTAATAGCCTATGCAAGGGGGTCAATAGCCAAATTAAATAAGAGGAGACAAAGGGCAGCCTTGACAACAACCTCTAAATAGAACAAATCTTTCAGACAAAGAGACATTCACACACTTGTGCTTTGGGGATCCCTGTAAAGACTCATAATCAACCCCATGAATGATTTGTCAAAATTATATTTCTCCAAGACAGCAAATAATTGGGATCACTCCCCCCTGTCAAATGCCTTCTTGGCGTCCAGTGAGATTAGCAGTGCCTGGTGTTCAGACAGGGAAGAGTAGTTAATGATGAAATTGATGTTATCTGAAGCATATCCTGCTTCAATATTGTTTTAATTCTACAGTCAGACCACCATATTTTTTGTTTCAATAGCCAACAACAACAATGGCTTACAGCAATTACAACTGTGTTGTTCAATTTACCAAATTCCTCCTTTTAAAACACAAGAGACAATAGTTTTAAGGCATTTATTGGGAGCAAGCTTGGGCTTTTTGGTCTTAATCATGAATATCACAATAGTTACATTGCGATGGCATTGTGTGATGGTAAAATCATTGTATGGTTTTCTGTGCTGCACTACCAGAGGTCCCTTCCACTGCTGGAGAAACAGGTGATTGACAAACTGGAGCAGATATCTACACAGCTGAGGATGCTGGGAGATGGAATTCCTGAAGATGAAGCTGGTAGAGTTAAATTCCTCACTCAGGTTGGTTCTTATTTGATTTCCCAACTACAGGAGGTTGATGTGGCACACTGCGCTAATACATTCCCATTCACAGGCAAACTGCACATTAAGATTCCGGCCAATTTCATTTTCTACTTCAGATTTTCTATTTGGTTAGCTGCCGTAAGTCACATTTAAGTGTAGCAAgtatcaccaatgcaacaaaatgGGATCCACTCCGGCCCTCTAAAATTGTGTGACTTTCCCATTGATTGCCATGAATTCTTATCCTGGTGAatcagtagcctgtaagtaacaggctactggcacactgccctttcacgcctctccgcaggcgtggtttagtcaaaagatgcttgaacgtggttggagcaacctcatatgaatgacatgacacttcgaccactcacgttgaagctttgtgacgtaggacgtgtcatcacgtaagcgccgccagagacagtttagattcgGCGCCGCCAGGtagggaaccaaaacagaacagcTTTTGCCAAACCCGGTTGGGAGAAGAGCAATAACATCTTTGCCACTAAGAAATTCTTCCAAAACCATTCTCTgctcgtcctttagaaaatcaacttgaggtattttggataacaccgctgaaatcgctgcttccatcccgacgcatgataactcctcgcacgccgccattactgttgtgattcagggagggggcgggcacagccgaactaccctgggggagggtgtcgcgataaacgtcatacccactgaaatccctccctacaatcctgattcgtcgtgctgccccggttatttcgaaaacggaggaggagagcgaatcactggtgtaccagaaggtttgtgtagcccagccccctgggcgtcaacacatagcttctggttcaccaggaaaatgaATTCTATAGTCTCCTAAACCTAAAGGGACATGGCACGCTGCCATAGGATGGAAGCTTAGAAACTTAATACCGGTTATGTTGATTCTGGAAGACCCTCCTTATCCTTCTTATCTATTGTCTCTGGTCCAACCCcatctctcctactctcttcctGTAAgctcctcactgtcctgtcaataaaggcccCCATTCCATGGATGAAACATAGAATGTGTCACCTTGAGATAAATAAATTCTACTTATGGTGAATAATTGCTATTATGTTGCAGAAAATTGGTGAATTTAACCAGCTTCTCACAGATGTGGTCAGAGCAGAGGAGGATCTAGAGGATTCTGACACCAGGATTTTTACACAATTTCGCAACTTATTTAGTGTTTGGAAGGCAGAACTTGATGAAAAGGACAAACGATGTAAGTTCTTGTCATGTTTATTATATTTTTCTGTCACTGATCAAATCTGCAGAATTACTGATGGTAGGCCTTCATCTTTTTAGTGAGAAAGAAAATAGATGCAGCGGCCATGAAGGAATATGCCAAAAGTCACAGGGGAAAAGAGCTGCCAGGCTTTCTCAACTACAGGATATTTGAAGACCTTGTCAAGGGACACGTGAAGGAATTGGAGGTCCCAGCATTAGGTCTTCTGCAAAGTTGTAAAGGTAGGTGAAAAATCTTCTTGTTTGCACTTTTTTCAAAGTTATTAACTTTAAAAAAATTACTTCCAAGATCTCATACTGCACTCCATATACATCCAGTGGTGCAGATTTAATGGCATGATGAATCCCAACTAGAGAATTTGCTCATCATTCAAAAACTACTGCACAACAAACAATCCTATAGAATAAAGTATAATTTGAAGCTAATTTAAGAATGTTCACAAATGGACGCGTGTCGATACTCAAAATCACTGTTGTATCAGCACAGACAGTATGT
The Engraulis encrasicolus isolate BLACKSEA-1 chromosome 12, IST_EnEncr_1.0, whole genome shotgun sequence DNA segment above includes these coding regions:
- the LOC134459590 gene encoding interferon-induced GTP-binding protein Mx-like — protein: MANSCYLAQHYEDQVRPCIDLVNSLMSLGVEQDLSLPAIAVIGDQSSGKSSVLEALSGVALPRGTGIVTRCPLVLQLKRDSKDDAWSGVLSYEGYEEKLEEPKEVGDAVIRAQNAIAGDGKDISDKKINLEIYASNVPDLTLIDLPGITRVAIGNQSDNIEEKIKKLIEEYIKQQETIILVVVPANVDIATTEALRMAKRVDPDGQRTLGILTKSDLVDKGAEEVVVKTLNNHAIRLEKGYMIVRCRGQRDIMEDMSLDISLKKEKEFFSNHKNFRIFLDERKASIPHLSERLTKELVYNISRSLPLLEKQVIDKLEQISTQLRMLGDGIPEDEAGRVKFLTQKIGEFNQLLTDVVRAEEDLEDSDTRIFTQFRNLFSVWKAELDEKDKRLRKKIDAAAMKEYAKSHRGKELPGFLNYRIFEDLVKGHVKELEVPALGLLQSCKDIICVNLSEITTRFFEMYPYLMRQVKHNLEILRDQEYKRAEEKLKSQFAMEKMVYSEDGLYIEKFLAVKSETEADRKSNGKDSDFDGTTQHLRAYLKITTDRLANQVPLIVLHHMLDQYIGQMKEAMMGILTHKKFEKFTEERSDVAQERSYLRSRMERLKKARQALNSFVAV